One part of the Aliivibrio fischeri ATCC 7744 = JCM 18803 = DSM 507 genome encodes these proteins:
- a CDS encoding SDR family oxidoreductase, with translation MTSISVLGCGWLGLPLAKHLIDSGFMVKGSIRSSSKISDLEKNHIKPYLLDIDAVEQSWSQFLISDVLIIAIPSKNIEGFTSLIPIIEASSIKHVLFVSSTSVYEDANRVVTEEDATIPSSALSQIERLFMQSTKFTTTVIRFSGLVGYSRNPGRFFAKSGRSVSNPDAPVNMIHQDDCIGLITQIIKQEKWNEIFNACADTHPSKREFYTQATQRIGVETPTFIESSEQTFKIISNHKIKEALGYEFIHPDVMNITYDS, from the coding sequence ATGACATCAATAAGCGTACTCGGATGTGGCTGGTTAGGGTTGCCTTTAGCAAAACACCTAATTGATTCTGGTTTTATGGTAAAAGGTTCTATAAGAAGTTCCAGCAAAATAAGTGACCTAGAAAAAAATCACATTAAGCCGTATTTATTGGATATCGATGCCGTTGAACAATCATGGAGTCAATTTCTGATCTCTGATGTTTTAATCATTGCGATACCATCAAAAAATATCGAAGGGTTTACCTCTTTAATTCCTATCATTGAAGCCTCGTCGATAAAACATGTGCTATTTGTAAGCTCCACATCGGTTTATGAAGATGCTAATCGAGTGGTTACTGAAGAAGATGCAACCATACCTTCTTCTGCATTATCACAGATTGAACGTTTATTTATGCAGTCGACTAAGTTCACAACAACCGTAATTCGATTTAGCGGACTTGTAGGGTATTCACGGAATCCAGGACGCTTTTTTGCCAAAAGTGGGCGTTCTGTAAGTAACCCTGATGCACCTGTAAATATGATCCATCAGGATGACTGTATTGGGTTGATCACTCAAATTATTAAGCAAGAAAAATGGAATGAGATCTTTAATGCGTGTGCTGATACTCATCCAAGTAAGCGTGAGTTTTATACACAAGCAACGCAACGTATTGGCGTTGAAACACCTACGTTTATCGAATCCAGTGAACAAACATTTAAAATCATCAGTAATCATAAAATAAAAGAAGCGTTAGGCTATGAATTTATTCACCCTGATGTAATGAATATTACGTATGATAGCTAA
- a CDS encoding DUF6500 family protein: MQKSLRDKIIAVCDKKIEQKGVNVGVSFYAFFANKNDDPELLMEAATWWISTHKLDHFEKAHKIKAMVLDGK, from the coding sequence GTGCAAAAAAGTTTAAGAGATAAAATAATTGCGGTTTGTGATAAAAAAATAGAACAAAAGGGAGTTAACGTTGGTGTCTCTTTTTATGCTTTTTTTGCTAATAAAAATGATGACCCTGAGCTGTTAATGGAAGCGGCGACATGGTGGATATCAACACATAAATTAGATCACTTTGAAAAAGCACATAAAATCAAGGCAATGGTTTTAGATGGAAAGTAA
- a CDS encoding GNAT family N-acetyltransferase, with translation MVSIRTAEKTDLARIFDIETEAFGEHGYPSFFIRQAFDCWANGLLVARKENETLGYVLQVPSSVVKGDAWILAVAVSKAAQGCGLGKKLLETAIATAEEYDRLLLTVCPKNKKAYALYQSYGFYLLKEEQDYFGLGEDRLVLALDIN, from the coding sequence ATGGTAAGTATTCGCACAGCAGAAAAAACCGATTTGGCTCGAATTTTTGATATTGAAACTGAAGCCTTCGGTGAGCATGGTTATCCATCTTTCTTTATTCGACAAGCATTTGATTGCTGGGCTAATGGCTTGTTAGTCGCTAGAAAAGAGAATGAAACGCTTGGTTATGTATTGCAAGTACCATCAAGTGTAGTTAAAGGTGATGCTTGGATATTAGCGGTCGCGGTATCAAAAGCAGCACAAGGTTGTGGCCTTGGAAAAAAATTGCTTGAAACGGCAATTGCAACCGCAGAAGAGTATGACAGACTATTGTTGACCGTATGCCCAAAAAATAAAAAAGCATACGCATTATACCAATCCTATGGATTCTATTTATTGAAGGAAGAGCAGGATTATTTTGGTCTTGGTGAAGATCGTTTGGTACTTGCTTTAGATATAAATTAA
- a CDS encoding GNAT family N-acetyltransferase — protein sequence MDKIIFQRVTDCEYPSLFSIYKKYLKPTIEEALGWDELYQQQRFNQSYQKEWFDWIMYNGERLGIICTKPDAIRSTIHIHLLIVFEKYQNKGVGTAVMKCYQKHYSDVVTKSCLSAFKVNKSVINFYLSLGYQVVREDEHFVEMERSLCFSGYMGES from the coding sequence ATGGATAAAATCATATTTCAACGCGTAACTGATTGTGAATATCCGTCCTTATTCTCTATCTACAAAAAGTACTTGAAACCAACGATAGAGGAAGCGTTGGGGTGGGATGAATTGTATCAACAACAGCGCTTTAATCAGTCATACCAAAAAGAGTGGTTTGATTGGATAATGTATAATGGTGAGCGGCTAGGGATCATTTGCACTAAGCCCGATGCCATTAGAAGTACGATTCATATTCACTTATTGATTGTTTTTGAAAAATACCAAAATAAAGGCGTAGGCACCGCAGTGATGAAGTGTTATCAAAAGCACTATAGTGACGTTGTCACGAAATCTTGCTTGTCAGCATTCAAAGTCAATAAATCGGTTATCAACTTTTATCTTTCGTTAGGCTATCAAGTTGTCAGAGAAGATGAACATTTTGTTGAGATGGAACGCTCTCTTTGTTTCAGTGGTTATATGGGTGAATCTTAA
- a CDS encoding chitinase — MFKLALLPSLLACSFAANSFTMNPQPDPDNPTGYVVSKAEIKAAEDAKTLDPMYDVWAKALETRPNSVVEAIDAGVPTNPDNVKRVERVFPQSEWFFLTQMAAPEYTYTRFLRAIGKFPAFCGDYTDGRDADAICKKSIVTAFAHFSQETGGHIAVDNVSDNPLGLEEWQQALVHVREMGWSEGQEGYTTGCGQNDWQNKRWPCAAGQGYFGRGAKQLSYHFNYGAFSEVMYDGDATVLLNNPGLVADSWLNLASAIWFFLTPQAPKPAMLHVIDRTWTPSQRETDAGIGYGFGTTINVINGGIECGEQNKDKGQPVNRIRYWEGLSSHYEILVEADEKNTCWQQTPYGSLNLNGATDVLYTNWDGNWKYYPDRPEGASFECELVGFQTAYSALVPGDYEKCVTNFYGSHANWPETRVVETLPTDPSEPTDPTDPTNTWDANKVYNTGDQVVVNGVTYQAKWWNQGDNPATSTTGVWEVISGTPTEPTPPVAVEPTPVEPTPPAPVEPTPPTEPSSTWDAAATYNTGDQVTVNGVTYQAQWWTQGNNPETSGEWGVWKRV, encoded by the coding sequence ATGTTTAAACTCGCTCTTTTACCTTCATTGCTAGCATGCAGTTTTGCAGCGAATAGTTTTACAATGAATCCTCAACCTGACCCTGATAATCCAACAGGTTATGTTGTATCTAAAGCTGAAATTAAAGCAGCTGAAGATGCGAAAACATTAGACCCTATGTACGATGTTTGGGCTAAAGCATTAGAAACTCGTCCTAATAGCGTTGTTGAAGCCATTGATGCGGGCGTTCCTACTAACCCAGATAACGTGAAACGTGTTGAACGAGTTTTTCCGCAATCTGAATGGTTCTTCCTAACCCAAATGGCGGCTCCAGAATATACTTATACTCGCTTCTTACGTGCTATTGGTAAATTCCCCGCGTTCTGTGGTGACTATACCGATGGACGTGATGCTGACGCTATCTGTAAAAAATCCATTGTAACGGCATTTGCGCATTTCTCACAAGAAACCGGTGGCCACATTGCTGTAGATAACGTATCAGACAATCCACTAGGACTTGAAGAATGGCAGCAAGCGCTTGTTCACGTTCGTGAAATGGGATGGTCAGAAGGTCAAGAAGGTTATACAACAGGTTGTGGTCAAAATGATTGGCAAAACAAGCGTTGGCCATGTGCAGCAGGCCAAGGTTACTTTGGCCGCGGTGCTAAACAGCTTTCTTACCACTTTAACTACGGTGCTTTCTCTGAAGTCATGTATGACGGCGATGCGACTGTATTATTAAACAATCCAGGTTTAGTTGCTGATTCTTGGCTAAACTTAGCGTCTGCTATTTGGTTCTTCTTAACACCGCAAGCACCAAAACCAGCAATGCTTCACGTTATTGATCGCACATGGACACCATCACAACGTGAAACAGATGCAGGAATTGGTTACGGATTTGGTACGACTATTAACGTAATTAATGGTGGTATCGAGTGTGGTGAGCAGAATAAGGATAAAGGACAACCCGTTAACCGTATTCGTTACTGGGAAGGACTGTCTTCACATTACGAAATCCTAGTAGAAGCTGATGAGAAGAATACTTGTTGGCAACAAACGCCTTACGGTAGCTTGAACCTAAATGGTGCAACGGATGTACTTTACACTAACTGGGATGGTAACTGGAAATATTACCCAGATCGTCCAGAAGGTGCGTCTTTTGAGTGTGAATTAGTTGGCTTCCAAACCGCCTATTCTGCGCTTGTTCCTGGTGATTACGAAAAATGTGTCACTAACTTCTATGGTTCTCATGCAAATTGGCCTGAAACTCGAGTTGTAGAAACACTACCAACAGACCCATCTGAACCAACGGATCCGACAGACCCGACAAATACATGGGATGCAAACAAAGTTTATAATACAGGTGATCAAGTTGTCGTTAACGGCGTGACTTATCAAGCTAAATGGTGGAATCAAGGTGATAACCCAGCAACAAGTACAACTGGTGTTTGGGAAGTAATCAGCGGTACACCAACAGAACCAACACCTCCTGTAGCCGTTGAGCCAACTCCTGTTGAACCAACGCCACCAGCACCAGTTGAACCTACTCCGCCAACAGAGCCATCATCAACATGGGATGCAGCAGCAACATACAACACTGGTGACCAAGTTACGGTTAATGGTGTTACGTATCAAGCTCAGTGGTGGACTCAAGGCAATAATCCAGAAACATCTGGTGAATGGGGAGTTTGGAAAAGAGTTTAA
- a CDS encoding BCCT family transporter → MSTNSKQTSDKLVPTLTIGFILLFLLAAFVDLSAFTATIQSLFMSVSTMFGYWWQWLMIITFVLALIIAMSRYGKIKMGSESKPTIGTFRWVAMIMCTLLAGGVFWSAAEPIFHFITPSPSFTDVKGGTLAAVAPALSQSFLHWGFLAWAVLGTLSTIVLMYAHYNCGVKLRPRALLYPILGDKLENHWIGSVIDACSIIAVAAGTIGPIGFLATQLSYSLTVLTGLESSLMSQIIILTVIVSIYSVSAFSGMDKGLQWLSRMNVIGAVALLVAILVLGPTGFIFKEFGMAFGTYIQHLPEMSLSTADPSWNSWWTWFFWGWFIGFAPMMAIFIARISQGRSIRELIITVAIIAPIATNFWFSSLGGTGIFLELQTPGSISQPLQEAGLPAVLLASLAQLPFSFLLIPAFLVLTTTFVATTGDSMAYSIAMAVEGTDTPSRYQRLFWAVMMGVVAGVLLIAGDGGLNALQSFIVITAVPVSFLVGVTFITGPIAVLRMKSAELESKSSVDCTKSVTV, encoded by the coding sequence ATGTCTACAAATAGTAAGCAAACTAGCGACAAACTTGTTCCAACCCTCACAATAGGATTTATCCTTCTATTTCTTTTAGCTGCCTTTGTTGATCTCTCAGCATTCACTGCAACTATTCAATCTTTGTTCATGTCGGTTTCGACCATGTTCGGCTATTGGTGGCAGTGGTTAATGATTATCACTTTTGTTTTGGCTCTTATCATTGCGATGAGCCGTTATGGCAAAATTAAGATGGGCAGTGAATCAAAACCCACTATCGGTACTTTCCGTTGGGTAGCTATGATCATGTGTACTCTGCTTGCAGGCGGCGTGTTTTGGTCAGCAGCTGAACCTATTTTCCATTTCATTACACCATCACCAAGCTTTACTGATGTTAAAGGTGGCACGTTGGCAGCTGTTGCTCCAGCTTTAAGCCAAAGCTTCTTGCATTGGGGATTTTTAGCATGGGCTGTGCTTGGCACATTAAGTACGATTGTTCTTATGTATGCCCACTATAACTGCGGTGTAAAACTTCGTCCTCGTGCATTGTTATATCCTATTTTAGGTGACAAATTAGAGAATCATTGGATTGGTTCGGTCATTGATGCTTGTTCTATTATTGCTGTAGCAGCAGGAACCATTGGACCAATTGGATTTTTAGCAACACAGCTAAGTTACAGTCTGACTGTTCTGACAGGCCTTGAAAGCTCGCTGATGAGTCAAATCATCATTTTGACCGTGATTGTTAGCATTTATTCTGTTTCGGCCTTCTCAGGCATGGACAAGGGCTTACAGTGGTTGAGTCGTATGAATGTTATTGGTGCTGTTGCATTATTAGTTGCGATCTTAGTTCTTGGTCCTACCGGTTTTATCTTTAAAGAGTTTGGTATGGCTTTTGGTACTTATATTCAGCACTTACCGGAAATGAGCTTGAGTACTGCAGATCCTTCTTGGAATTCATGGTGGACGTGGTTCTTCTGGGGATGGTTTATTGGTTTTGCCCCAATGATGGCTATCTTCATTGCGCGCATTTCTCAAGGCCGAAGCATTCGTGAGTTGATTATTACGGTAGCAATTATTGCTCCAATTGCGACAAACTTTTGGTTTTCATCATTGGGTGGAACAGGGATTTTCCTTGAGCTACAAACTCCGGGTAGCATTTCTCAACCATTGCAAGAAGCGGGCTTACCAGCGGTGTTATTAGCTTCATTAGCTCAATTACCTTTTAGTTTCTTATTGATACCTGCATTCCTTGTACTGACAACGACGTTTGTGGCAACAACAGGTGATTCAATGGCTTATTCTATTGCAATGGCAGTAGAGGGTACTGATACACCGTCAAGATATCAGCGTCTATTTTGGGCGGTTATGATGGGTGTGGTTGCTGGTGTTTTATTGATTGCAGGTGATGGTGGATTAAATGCACTTCAATCTTTTATCGTAATTACAGCTGTACCGGTCTCTTTCTTGGTGGGTGTTACTTTTATTACTGGACCGATTGCGGTTCTACGTATGAAGAGTGCAGAGCTTGAAAGTAAATCATCGGTAGATTGCACAAAAAGCGTTACAGTGTAG
- a CDS encoding glutathione S-transferase: MTIPILYSLRQCPYAMRARLAILYAGQTVVLRDVDMINKPKEMLSISPKGTVPVLHFEDTVIEESVDVMLWALIQSDPRNLLYHHDLLQLPLMLELIQKSDSEFVQILQKYRAASRYHDDNEMEYRDKCVEWLSDIEERLSKHAFIMGESASIVDYALLPFIRQFSRVDKKWYNIAPLPHLRAWLIRHYNDPIFSKAMTIYPKWNRNAEPVIFG, translated from the coding sequence ATGACTATTCCTATTCTCTACTCATTACGACAATGCCCATACGCAATGCGTGCACGCTTAGCCATTCTGTATGCAGGGCAAACTGTTGTGCTACGAGATGTAGACATGATCAATAAACCCAAAGAAATGTTATCCATTTCCCCTAAAGGCACGGTACCTGTACTTCATTTTGAAGATACTGTTATTGAAGAAAGTGTTGATGTGATGCTTTGGGCACTGATCCAATCCGACCCAAGGAACTTACTATACCATCATGATTTGCTTCAGCTTCCATTGATGTTGGAGCTTATTCAAAAAAGTGACTCTGAATTTGTGCAAATTTTACAAAAATATAGGGCTGCTTCTCGCTATCATGACGATAATGAAATGGAGTATAGGGACAAGTGTGTCGAATGGTTATCAGACATTGAAGAGCGATTATCTAAACATGCATTTATCATGGGGGAAAGTGCCAGTATCGTTGATTACGCGCTTTTGCCTTTTATTCGCCAATTTTCTCGAGTAGATAAGAAATGGTATAACATCGCTCCTTTGCCACATTTAAGAGCTTGGCTCATTCGCCATTATAACGACCCTATTTTCTCGAAAGCCATGACGATCTACCCTAAATGGAACCGTAATGCTGAACCTGTCATTTTCGGTTAA
- a CDS encoding sialidase family protein, whose amino-acid sequence MTTHYLKIILPLITLTGCNSDSKTSAEINPQATTEYTLLSSYSYNMSVLNSTNIHSKWSSLRIIKENPNEALYYPDVATDGKGVLISVWQSEYNPLYGGEYDVVFSASYDNGVTWSDTELVNPTDTTDSESDEDPQISTDGYGNWVIIWSSSEDINGSGNDSDIVFSHSEDNGKTWTTPKLINNYADDDSSRDWSPQISLKENRWVAVWSSSRSLDPIDNTDDMDILTSYSLDNGVTWSTPIYVNQTTISDDKTDYFNQFDMNDSGYGVVAWAGEHDSSDLDIYAAITHDFGESWSQPTLINNYALSETCMSNCNDYPTSVAVNNTGDSVIAWEGINPVTGSDNEAYISYSKNLGASWSNETYLNTNALTDGTRDNDDALKIHPISNTKWVAYWVATNGDNVIFRTSNDLIQWSDETIITTGVDEVVALAIH is encoded by the coding sequence ATGACAACTCATTATCTTAAAATAATTTTACCGCTTATCACTCTTACTGGTTGTAATTCTGACTCGAAAACATCAGCAGAAATTAATCCACAAGCCACAACAGAGTATACGTTATTGTCTTCTTATAGCTATAACATGTCCGTTCTTAATTCGACAAATATCCATTCAAAATGGAGCTCCCTTAGAATAATTAAAGAAAATCCAAATGAAGCTCTTTATTACCCAGATGTGGCGACCGATGGGAAAGGTGTACTTATTTCAGTATGGCAAAGCGAATATAACCCCTTATACGGTGGCGAATATGATGTAGTGTTTTCTGCATCATATGACAATGGTGTGACTTGGAGTGATACAGAACTGGTTAATCCTACAGATACCACAGATTCTGAATCAGATGAAGATCCTCAAATTTCTACCGATGGATATGGAAACTGGGTGATTATTTGGAGCTCAAGTGAGGATATAAATGGTTCTGGAAATGATTCAGATATTGTGTTTTCACATTCTGAAGATAATGGTAAGACTTGGACAACACCTAAACTGATCAATAATTATGCAGATGATGATTCTAGTCGAGATTGGAGCCCACAAATATCATTAAAAGAAAACAGATGGGTTGCAGTGTGGTCAAGTTCACGCTCACTAGATCCTATCGATAACACCGACGATATGGATATCCTGACAAGTTATTCATTAGACAACGGAGTAACATGGAGTACTCCTATATATGTTAATCAAACAACAATATCCGATGATAAAACAGATTATTTTAATCAATTCGATATGAATGATAGTGGATATGGCGTCGTTGCTTGGGCTGGTGAGCATGATTCTTCCGATTTAGATATTTACGCAGCAATTACTCATGATTTTGGAGAGTCTTGGAGTCAACCGACACTTATCAATAATTATGCATTAAGTGAGACATGCATGAGCAATTGTAATGATTATCCAACCTCTGTAGCAGTTAATAATACAGGAGATAGTGTTATCGCATGGGAAGGTATTAATCCCGTAACAGGTAGTGATAATGAAGCTTATATAAGCTATTCGAAAAATTTGGGGGCATCATGGTCAAATGAAACTTACTTAAACACCAACGCATTAACTGATGGGACAAGAGATAATGATGATGCATTAAAAATCCATCCTATTTCGAATACTAAGTGGGTTGCTTATTGGGTTGCAACTAATGGTGATAATGTGATTTTTAGAACAAGCAATGACCTAATTCAATGGTCTGATGAAACAATTATCACAACAGGTGTAGATGAAGTCGTTGCGTTAGCCATCCATTAA
- a CDS encoding sulfurtransferase gives MNQLLADNPLVTTEWLAEHINDTNLVVVDAYMANIVGKEPIVYDEFCCLPKSRKLDVELDFCDHASSQIHALPTESQFTKAVQELGINSDSIVVIYDNQGIYSSPRAWWTFKVMGFKHVYVLDGGLPKWHEEEREVVTSYQQIPSLGNAVAKPNMHLACDSDELLHVIDTDAVILDARGEMRFLGKAAEPREGVRSGHIPSSKNLPFAMLLDNTTFKNKAMLNSIFQERVPSNITRVFFSCGSGITACILILAAVSIGYKNVVLYDGSWADWGSNHKLPIE, from the coding sequence ATGAACCAATTATTAGCTGATAACCCATTAGTTACTACCGAGTGGCTAGCAGAACATATTAATGATACAAACCTTGTCGTTGTTGATGCTTATATGGCGAATATTGTGGGTAAAGAACCGATAGTTTATGACGAGTTTTGTTGTTTACCGAAGTCGCGTAAGCTTGATGTTGAGTTGGATTTTTGCGATCACGCTTCTTCTCAAATTCATGCATTACCAACAGAATCGCAGTTTACAAAAGCCGTTCAAGAGCTTGGTATTAATTCAGATTCCATCGTTGTGATATACGATAACCAAGGAATCTACTCATCTCCACGTGCTTGGTGGACATTTAAAGTCATGGGATTTAAGCACGTTTATGTATTGGATGGAGGCTTACCAAAGTGGCATGAAGAAGAGAGGGAAGTTGTTACTTCTTATCAACAAATACCTTCTTTAGGTAATGCAGTTGCTAAGCCGAATATGCATTTAGCGTGTGATTCAGATGAGCTCCTTCACGTTATCGATACGGATGCCGTTATTTTAGATGCACGCGGTGAGATGCGATTTTTAGGTAAAGCAGCTGAGCCTCGTGAAGGGGTTCGTAGCGGTCATATTCCAAGTTCTAAAAATCTCCCATTTGCTATGTTGTTAGATAATACGACCTTTAAAAATAAAGCGATGTTGAACTCTATCTTTCAAGAAAGAGTACCATCAAATATAACAAGGGTATTTTTCAGTTGTGGTTCAGGCATAACGGCTTGTATTTTAATTTTGGCAGCGGTTTCAATTGGCTATAAAAATGTCGTCTTATACGATGGCTCATGGGCTGATTGGGGGAGTAATCACAAGTTACCGATTGAGTGA
- a CDS encoding peptidase U32 family protein, which translates to MSRKLELLAPGGDVEAIKAAIVAGANAVYCGLDVFNARNRASNLSFDELTGILRLAHEHGCEVFLTLNIVLLEHEIKSIAKLLNQLVNTSVDGIIVQDLAMFDLVKKYFPTLDVHASTQLTTHNEGQIKFLAKLGASRVNLSRELNIEEVKSLTAVAHEHDVLTEVFVHGSLCIAFSGQCYSTSVSAGNSGNRGRCSQACRDEYEETAVGNKYPLNLKDNSAYFDLPDLVDAKVDSLKVEGRIKGSHYVYTVIDNWRKNINKFIESGDLLEDDSNLHKVFNRDFTNSFLTGNLTKDMFIDNPRDHSVTHAVEKSNAIDVVQIHDVKAELNAAKDNLGEELREKIQDLDISKLPLSIAFKAQLDSPLKVVVATSKEIFELESTSLLMAAGEKSITPKELEKRFKGVSNSDYEFSGYDFSQVDEGLILLFKELSDLKDQIAYRLNGNKAVIKHVELPKLAQKPKVEQQPKLSMLIADIADLKVCDVTDADIYFKLPESFRRNDKTYINIFSENPRLIPWFPAVLIGKDYNEAVKFLEEVKPARIVTNNTGIAYKAYEMGIEWVAGPFMNTTNSHALITLKEEFNCAGAFISNEINQGQMKHIRRPENFKLLYSIYHPILLMTSRQCFFQQTVGCNKRAIEAGCMIKCEKATTITNMKGVSFAVDKQKGGYPSIYNHEQFLNMDVVNDLSDLFDEFFIDLTNIGGGSKEQADIVELATHFEALVKGETAVQETLYSMVPINTHNQYVKGL; encoded by the coding sequence ATGAGCAGAAAACTTGAATTATTGGCACCCGGCGGTGATGTAGAAGCGATAAAAGCGGCCATCGTAGCAGGGGCAAATGCCGTTTATTGTGGCTTAGATGTATTTAACGCCCGTAACCGTGCATCCAATCTCTCATTTGATGAATTGACAGGTATTTTACGCCTTGCTCATGAGCATGGCTGTGAAGTATTCCTTACTTTGAATATCGTGCTTCTTGAACATGAAATTAAAAGCATTGCTAAATTACTTAATCAACTAGTGAATACATCAGTTGATGGCATCATTGTGCAAGATTTAGCGATGTTTGATTTAGTGAAAAAATACTTCCCAACACTCGATGTTCACGCTTCAACGCAATTAACTACGCATAATGAAGGACAAATTAAGTTCTTAGCTAAGTTAGGGGCTTCTCGTGTTAACTTATCTCGTGAACTAAATATTGAAGAAGTGAAATCACTGACTGCTGTTGCTCATGAGCACGATGTTCTAACTGAAGTGTTTGTTCATGGTTCATTATGTATTGCATTTTCTGGTCAATGTTATTCAACATCAGTAAGTGCGGGTAACTCAGGTAACCGTGGACGTTGTAGCCAAGCATGTCGTGATGAATACGAAGAAACCGCGGTTGGTAACAAATACCCTCTAAACTTAAAAGACAACTCAGCGTATTTTGATTTGCCTGATTTGGTCGATGCTAAAGTTGATTCTTTAAAAGTAGAAGGGCGTATTAAAGGTTCTCATTACGTTTATACGGTTATTGATAATTGGCGCAAAAACATCAATAAATTCATCGAGTCTGGTGATTTATTAGAAGATGATTCAAACCTTCACAAAGTGTTTAACCGTGATTTTACCAATTCATTTTTGACTGGTAACTTAACCAAAGACATGTTCATCGATAATCCTAGAGATCACAGTGTTACTCATGCGGTAGAGAAAAGTAATGCCATTGATGTGGTTCAAATTCATGATGTTAAAGCTGAATTGAACGCAGCAAAAGACAACCTTGGTGAAGAGTTACGTGAGAAAATTCAAGATCTAGATATTTCAAAACTGCCATTATCCATTGCATTTAAAGCACAGCTTGATAGTCCATTAAAAGTGGTGGTAGCAACTTCAAAAGAGATCTTTGAATTAGAATCGACATCGTTACTTATGGCTGCCGGTGAGAAGTCAATTACACCAAAAGAGCTAGAGAAACGCTTTAAAGGGGTATCTAATAGCGATTATGAGTTCTCTGGCTATGATTTTTCTCAAGTTGATGAAGGCTTAATCCTGCTATTTAAAGAGCTTTCAGATCTAAAAGATCAGATTGCGTATCGTTTAAATGGAAATAAAGCCGTTATTAAACATGTAGAATTACCAAAATTAGCTCAAAAACCAAAAGTTGAACAGCAACCAAAGTTATCTATGCTTATCGCAGATATTGCCGACTTAAAAGTATGCGATGTCACTGATGCAGATATTTACTTTAAGTTACCAGAAAGCTTTAGACGCAATGATAAAACGTACATCAACATCTTCTCAGAAAATCCAAGATTGATCCCATGGTTCCCTGCGGTATTGATTGGTAAAGATTATAATGAAGCTGTGAAATTCCTTGAAGAAGTAAAACCTGCACGTATTGTTACTAATAATACAGGTATTGCTTATAAAGCTTATGAAATGGGAATTGAGTGGGTTGCGGGTCCATTCATGAATACCACCAACTCACATGCATTAATTACACTAAAAGAAGAGTTTAATTGTGCTGGTGCGTTCATTTCTAATGAAATAAATCAAGGGCAAATGAAACACATTCGTCGTCCTGAAAACTTTAAGTTACTTTACAGCATTTATCATCCAATTTTGTTGATGACAAGTCGTCAGTGTTTCTTCCAACAAACCGTTGGTTGTAATAAGCGTGCGATTGAAGCTGGTTGTATGATTAAGTGTGAAAAAGCGACAACCATTACGAACATGAAAGGGGTTTCTTTTGCTGTAGACAAGCAAAAAGGTGGCTATCCAAGTATTTATAACCATGAGCAATTCTTAAACATGGATGTCGTTAATGACTTATCTGATTTGTTTGATGAATTCTTTATTGATCTAACCAATATTGGTGGCGGTTCTAAAGAACAAGCGGATATTGTTGAGTTAGCAACGCACTTTGAGGCTCTGGTTAAAGGTGAAACTGCGGTTCAAGAAACGTTATATTCAATGGTTCCTATTAATACACATAATCAGTATGTGAAAGGTCTTTAA
- a CDS encoding GNAT family N-acetyltransferase: MKIEIHQGTVADVLIVDQQIPEFDNRNTHEKLTQRLSDKKHLILVAVSEGIPVAYKMGYQFSDSEFYSWLGGVVPSARKQGIATQLRVTQEEWAKKQGYEAISVKSMNRYPAMLQLLISSGYHISGYEDEGSSDNSKIKFLKKL, encoded by the coding sequence ATGAAAATAGAAATACATCAAGGCACTGTGGCTGACGTTCTTATTGTTGATCAACAAATCCCTGAATTTGATAACCGAAATACACATGAAAAACTGACACAACGCCTAAGTGATAAAAAGCACCTTATCTTAGTTGCTGTCTCTGAAGGTATTCCAGTAGCGTATAAGATGGGCTACCAATTTTCTGATTCTGAGTTCTATAGTTGGCTAGGTGGTGTCGTCCCTAGTGCCAGAAAGCAAGGCATTGCAACTCAGTTAAGAGTTACCCAAGAAGAGTGGGCTAAAAAGCAAGGCTATGAAGCGATCAGTGTTAAATCAATGAATCGTTATCCTGCCATGTTGCAACTGCTTATCTCTAGTGGATATCACATTTCAGGCTACGAAGATGAAGGCTCAAGTGATAATAGTAAGATCAAATTTTTAAAGAAATTGTAG